The DNA window CAGGCTGGTGTTTTAGTAATACTGGCAACGCTACGCTGGACAATGAAGTAGGTAGCCAGTCCCAATAGTATAAGCAACAATACACTCATGTTATGCCCAAACAACCACGGGCTGTCTTGGACACGATTTTTGCCTTTCCACCCAATCGAGATACGTTGGGAGCAACAGCCTATCTTATTGTAGAAAACGAAACCAATATTCTGGTTGATTGTCCGGCTTGGGACGAGGAAAATCAGAAATTTTTACAGGAACGCGGTGGGGTATCGTGGCTGTTTATCACTCACCGAGGCGGTATTGGTAAGGCGCGAGAAATTCAGCAGGCTTTTGGCTGTCGGGTTTCGATCCAAGAACAGGAAGCTTATTTATTGCCTAAATTAGATGTAACGACATTTCGGCAAGAGTTGGCCCTCACTCCTCAAACGCAAGCGATCTGGACAAGCGGACACTCTCCCGGTTCTGCTTGTCTTTATTACAGCGCTTTGGGTGGGGTGTTGTTCGCGGGGCGTCATTTATTGCCGGACAAGGAAGGCGTACCTGTACCTCTGCGAACTTCTAAAACTTTTCATTGGCCGCGACAAATTCGCAGCGTGCAGTTATTGCGCGATCGCTTTTCGCCTGAGACTCTCAATTATATCTGTCCCGGTGGGAATACAGGATTTTTGCGGGGCAAAGGGGCGATCGATCGAGCTTACCAGCACTTGGCTAGTTTGGATTTAGATGCTTTACTTTTGGCTAAAGCTGTGCTTTAAGGCG is part of the Aerosakkonema funiforme FACHB-1375 genome and encodes:
- a CDS encoding MBL fold metallo-hydrolase: MPKQPRAVLDTIFAFPPNRDTLGATAYLIVENETNILVDCPAWDEENQKFLQERGGVSWLFITHRGGIGKAREIQQAFGCRVSIQEQEAYLLPKLDVTTFRQELALTPQTQAIWTSGHSPGSACLYYSALGGVLFAGRHLLPDKEGVPVPLRTSKTFHWPRQIRSVQLLRDRFSPETLNYICPGGNTGFLRGKGAIDRAYQHLASLDLDALLLAKAVL